From one Pontibacillus sp. HMF3514 genomic stretch:
- a CDS encoding tyrosine-type recombinase/integrase, whose protein sequence is MAAPRQKLKNVELNEQLNDLIGKFGTKLVEKQLKEMGLANKEMEAPKPKAIPTLDEAEDIFYNSSTSYYMHKREVTRKGYKSELKTFKNFCKENLPKKSRTLITEIFKPDFLSEYINQYKNGGTRDKKITFLRVFLKSVALDIFDKKQINNLLRNTLKVSGKNAENDVPKALTPKQVEFLFETVKETTSAIRNYTILWVLIGSGIRVNGLVNLRIEDVCWEDQAIMVIPKGKETKEKFYMTPVSFEVLTHYIEFRHGNKKKELSKAKYESIFIFSSNTNSRAIATSTVREMMKSLKMKGVQANIFSEDDTLSPHIMRHTFALYALESGIDIYKIQKLLGHDSVDTTQTYLRLFSHQLKEELKKHRYANVELEFMTNKEALYGKFSS, encoded by the coding sequence ATGGCTGCTCCAAGACAGAAATTAAAGAACGTTGAGTTAAACGAACAATTAAATGATTTAATCGGAAAGTTTGGCACAAAACTTGTAGAAAAACAGTTAAAAGAAATGGGATTAGCAAACAAAGAGATGGAGGCACCAAAACCAAAAGCAATTCCTACATTAGATGAAGCCGAAGATATTTTTTACAACTCTTCTACTTCATACTATATGCATAAAAGAGAAGTGACCAGAAAGGGATATAAAAGTGAATTAAAGACTTTTAAAAATTTTTGCAAAGAAAATTTACCAAAAAAGTCAAGAACACTCATTACCGAGATATTTAAGCCGGACTTTCTTAGTGAATATATTAATCAATATAAAAATGGTGGCACTAGAGATAAAAAGATAACTTTTCTGCGAGTTTTTCTTAAATCGGTTGCACTAGATATCTTTGATAAAAAGCAGATTAATAACCTTCTGAGAAATACGCTTAAAGTTTCGGGGAAAAATGCAGAGAATGATGTTCCAAAGGCGCTAACTCCCAAGCAGGTAGAGTTCCTTTTCGAAACTGTTAAAGAGACGACATCTGCTATAAGGAATTATACGATTTTGTGGGTGTTGATTGGATCAGGGATAAGGGTAAACGGTTTGGTGAACCTTCGAATTGAAGATGTTTGTTGGGAGGACCAAGCTATCATGGTCATTCCAAAAGGGAAAGAGACTAAAGAGAAATTTTATATGACACCAGTATCATTTGAAGTACTTACTCATTATATTGAATTTCGACATGGCAACAAAAAAAAGGAACTTTCGAAAGCGAAGTATGAAAGTATATTCATATTCTCTTCCAACACCAATAGCAGAGCTATTGCAACAAGTACAGTTCGAGAAATGATGAAGAGCTTAAAAATGAAGGGTGTCCAAGCTAATATATTTTCTGAGGACGACACGCTTTCACCACATATTATGCGACATACATTTGCTCTGTACGCGTTGGAATCCGGCATTGATATTTATAAGATCCAAAAACTACTAGGACATGATTCTGTTGATACAACTCAAACGTATCTACGACTATTTTCACATCAACTCAAAGAAGAGTTGAAAAAGCATAGGTATGCAAATGTAGAATTAGAGTTTATGACTAATAAGGAGGCCTTATATGGAAAATTTAGTTCTTGA
- a CDS encoding tyrosine-type recombinase/integrase produces MMKGSFYRRDCVCGKESSRCTCGAKYAFTIDIGTDPMTGKRRQRQRSGFSTLAAAEAAARELLYEVKNETYIDESNKLFKDFAPEWLSLYCEEREVKPGTIRVRQHEIEKLMPYFAYLRLKNIKSDQYEDAIKDLKKHYAPNTVDGIHRTGRMIFKKAIQKELIKKDPTQFVVLQKKKKTIEQLKEQDIPKYMEKEELALFLKTAAKQGLEMDFPIFLTLSYTGMRVGELVALQWDDIDFDKHTIRIIKTYYNPNNNTVQFTLGTPKTVTSARTIAVEEDVISALEILKCSQEKAKKRLGDAYADQNFVFAKLERHPGYPIFTKTVEDRMERLLKLSGLSDTLTPHSLRHTHTSLLAEAEVVIEDIMERLGHSDDDTTRLIYRHVTKEMKKKASNKFGKLMRSIS; encoded by the coding sequence ATGATGAAAGGATCTTTCTATAGAAGAGATTGTGTATGTGGAAAGGAATCTAGTCGATGTACTTGCGGGGCTAAATATGCTTTTACCATTGATATTGGTACAGATCCAATGACTGGTAAGAGAAGGCAAAGACAAAGAAGTGGTTTTAGCACCCTTGCAGCAGCAGAAGCTGCCGCTAGGGAACTCCTTTATGAAGTAAAAAATGAAACATATATTGATGAAAGTAATAAATTGTTCAAGGACTTCGCACCAGAATGGCTATCTTTATATTGCGAAGAACGGGAAGTTAAGCCAGGCACTATACGTGTTAGACAACATGAAATTGAAAAGTTAATGCCCTACTTTGCTTATTTGAGACTTAAAAATATCAAATCAGACCAATATGAAGATGCAATAAAAGACCTTAAAAAACATTATGCTCCGAATACTGTAGATGGTATCCATCGCACCGGAAGAATGATTTTCAAGAAAGCTATTCAAAAGGAGTTAATAAAAAAAGACCCCACTCAGTTTGTTGTTTTACAAAAGAAAAAGAAGACCATCGAACAATTAAAGGAACAGGATATCCCAAAATACATGGAAAAAGAAGAACTCGCTTTATTCTTAAAAACAGCTGCTAAACAGGGGTTAGAGATGGACTTTCCTATTTTCCTCACACTTTCTTACACTGGGATGCGTGTAGGGGAACTGGTCGCACTGCAATGGGACGATATTGACTTTGACAAACATACAATTCGAATTATTAAAACATACTACAACCCAAATAATAACACGGTTCAATTTACTTTAGGCACACCTAAAACAGTTACATCTGCACGAACGATTGCCGTTGAAGAGGATGTAATAAGTGCACTTGAAATCCTGAAATGTTCACAGGAAAAGGCCAAAAAGCGTTTAGGAGATGCGTATGCCGATCAAAACTTTGTCTTTGCCAAACTAGAAAGACACCCTGGTTACCCTATCTTTACTAAAACAGTTGAAGACCGAATGGAGCGGTTACTAAAATTATCAGGATTAAGTGACACCCTAACTCCGCATTCTTTGCGCCACACTCACACATCATTACTGGCAGAAGCAGAGGTTGTAATAGAGGATATTATGGAACGCTTGGGACACTCTGATGACGATACTACCAGACTTATATATCGTCATGTGACAAAGGAAATGAAGAAAAAGGCTTCTAACAAGTTTGGAAAACTCATGAGAAGCATAAGTTAA
- a CDS encoding histidine phosphatase family protein, with protein sequence MEILLIRHGESEADILNVHEGRADFSLTDLGRQQVSLMAKKVKLEFPPDFIWASTLQRASETGELLSETVNCPVEYEEQLMEFNNGVQAGLSFEEAKKYPKPQYLHERYREGESHIEFRMRIESIFSEIISVNNYNRIAIVAHGGVINCILRSFFGMGISKDYYFKLGDTSISFLELVERNKIVHFINNISHLDPLKQLR encoded by the coding sequence ATGGAAATATTATTGATTAGACATGGAGAATCTGAAGCTGATATTTTAAATGTTCATGAAGGTAGAGCTGATTTTTCCTTAACGGATTTAGGTAGACAACAAGTAAGTTTAATGGCTAAGAAAGTAAAATTAGAATTTCCACCAGATTTTATTTGGGCAAGTACGCTACAAAGAGCTAGTGAGACAGGAGAACTACTTTCAGAAACAGTTAATTGCCCAGTAGAGTATGAAGAACAATTAATGGAGTTTAATAATGGAGTCCAAGCAGGACTAAGCTTTGAAGAAGCAAAAAAATATCCCAAACCCCAATATTTGCATGAACGATATAGAGAGGGGGAATCACATATTGAATTTAGAATGAGGATAGAAAGTATATTTTCAGAAATAATTTCTGTTAATAATTACAACCGAATTGCAATAGTTGCTCATGGTGGTGTTATAAATTGCATACTCCGTTCATTTTTTGGAATGGGGATATCTAAAGATTACTATTTTAAATTAGGGGACACTAGTATTAGTTTTTTAGAATTAGTAGAGCGAAATAAAATTGTTCATTTTATAAACAATATTTCTCACTTAGATCCCTTAAAGCAACTAAGATAA
- a CDS encoding uridine kinase → MDKVIHDIANLLTNKEQKVIIGISGHGASGKTTFSNKLKKILGRNDVNYINTDPYIIGSHLRKYTTIDYEYKNEHHQYKMTACHPSAHNIKALERDINMMRDGLNFYTIGTDYMESTLISSQNKINIVEGMSVAFINPNLLDLKIFLYTGGDTELNRRGVRDVSERGTNINYLRQSHEERRIQYELFMHPYHQNFDVVLKNSNVNFLMEKGDYLINRF, encoded by the coding sequence ATGGACAAGGTAATACATGATATAGCCAATCTGTTAACCAATAAAGAACAAAAAGTAATCATTGGGATTTCGGGTCATGGTGCTTCAGGAAAGACAACTTTTTCAAATAAACTTAAAAAGATTTTGGGGCGAAATGATGTGAATTATATTAATACCGACCCGTATATTATCGGTTCTCACCTTAGAAAGTACACTACTATTGACTATGAATATAAAAATGAGCATCATCAATATAAAATGACGGCTTGTCATCCCTCAGCTCATAATATAAAAGCATTAGAAAGAGACATCAATATGATGAGAGATGGTTTAAATTTTTACACAATAGGAACTGATTATATGGAGAGCACTTTAATTTCTTCACAAAACAAAATAAATATTGTAGAAGGGATGAGCGTTGCATTTATTAATCCTAATTTATTAGATTTAAAAATTTTCTTATATACTGGTGGAGATACCGAGTTAAATAGAAGAGGTGTTAGAGATGTTTCGGAAAGAGGGACAAACATCAATTATTTAAGGCAATCTCATGAAGAGCGTAGAATTCAATATGAGTTATTTATGCACCCTTACCATCAAAATTTTGATGTTGTTTTAAAAAATTCCAACGTAAATTTTCTTATGGAAAAAGGTGATTATCTAATTAACCGGTTTTAA
- a CDS encoding NUDIX domain-containing protein, translating into MNIRNSAKGIIIKGNRVLLTKNKDKEGFFYLCPGGGQEHGETLHNALRRECIEEVGYDINVEELLHIREYIGKNHEYSTFDYDVHQVEYYFTCELRDNVNYKEPINPDKHQIGIEWVDVTELMQYRLYPKEIRTHIVKHFNKEKSPIYLGDVN; encoded by the coding sequence ATGAACATTAGAAATTCTGCAAAAGGCATTATAATAAAAGGAAATAGGGTGTTACTTACAAAAAACAAAGATAAAGAAGGGTTTTTTTATCTTTGTCCTGGTGGTGGTCAAGAACATGGTGAAACACTACATAATGCATTAAGAAGAGAATGTATTGAAGAAGTTGGATACGATATAAACGTAGAAGAACTCTTACACATACGAGAGTATATTGGAAAGAATCATGAATACTCGACATTTGATTATGATGTTCACCAAGTTGAATACTATTTCACTTGTGAATTGAGGGATAATGTAAATTACAAAGAACCTATCAACCCTGATAAACATCAAATAGGGATAGAATGGGTGGATGTCACCGAATTGATGCAATATAGGCTATATCCTAAAGAGATAAGAACACATATCGTTAAGCATTTTAATAAAGAAAAATCCCCCATTTATCTAGGAGATGTTAATTAA
- a CDS encoding sigma-70 family RNA polymerase sigma factor — protein MEDDHTYQDILKDLMEKYGDMVLRVAFTYVKEEKLAEDLSQEIFIRCYKSLHNFDNRSSYKTWLYRITVNYCKDYVRSWAFRKLIPKSMTKVEYEHNMRSVATEVLEKEESEELFHKVLRLSVKLREVIILYYYEELTVDEISDVLDVNSNTVKSRLHRARRNLKEYMKGGMVLGE, from the coding sequence ATGGAAGATGATCATACTTATCAAGATATATTAAAAGACTTAATGGAAAAGTACGGCGATATGGTTCTCCGAGTTGCTTTTACTTACGTTAAAGAAGAGAAGCTAGCTGAGGATCTTTCACAAGAAATTTTTATACGTTGCTATAAATCCCTTCATAACTTTGATAATCGTTCCTCTTATAAAACCTGGTTATATAGGATTACTGTGAATTATTGCAAGGATTATGTAAGAAGTTGGGCTTTTCGGAAATTAATTCCCAAGTCAATGACGAAAGTAGAGTATGAACATAACATGCGATCTGTTGCTACTGAAGTTTTAGAAAAAGAAGAAAGCGAGGAGTTATTTCATAAGGTGTTAAGGCTTTCTGTAAAGTTAAGAGAAGTTATAATCCTCTATTATTATGAGGAGTTAACGGTAGATGAAATTTCTGATGTTCTAGATGTAAATTCTAATACTGTGAAAAGTAGACTTCATAGAGCAAGAAGAAACTTAAAGGAATACATGAAAGGAGGAATGGTCCTTGGAGAATAA
- a CDS encoding helix-turn-helix domain-containing protein, producing MNRTEEFTTWESLPETLQAKHIAAYLGISRRRVYELFQIHVEHGGIPNFEIGISKRVEKADLKQWIKQQKEKKTEQR from the coding sequence ATGAACAGAACAGAAGAATTCACAACATGGGAATCATTGCCAGAAACATTGCAAGCAAAGCACATTGCCGCATACTTAGGGATATCTAGAAGAAGGGTATATGAGTTATTTCAAATCCATGTTGAGCACGGTGGTATTCCAAACTTTGAAATTGGAATTTCTAAAAGAGTTGAAAAAGCTGATTTAAAGCAGTGGATTAAACAACAGAAAGAGAAGAAAACAGAACAAAGATAG
- a CDS encoding site-specific integrase, producing the protein MPKKVFENEKKTRYAVIYDVKIDPQTGKSYMKQKSFPTNEEADQFLEELGSDKSEISILLGTEQKEQQAKKVRFNEFLEDSFYGEQAHMISNQTFRVKQALLNKHIVPYFSGKYLHEITEQEIAELFAEKDREGYSKSTIKNIHGILSTLFRSAVQRGYLDKNPVRFMKKVKTPNGITKVLSESEVKKLLEVAHLAGEGIMYELEIYTGLRLAELLALSWSDIDLDKQTIIVKKNVANEGHGTHTIMGMKSGSRKVVILSYLLPMLQKHKEEQQLMKKELGDRYDNEFDLVFPKKDGGVQSPSAVRARFNRLVEQAGIQKITFHDLRRTHASLLVKAGVPLYLVRKQMGYKSVDTLFHFLPQQFPDSMKSIKLFRGNDKEDDFDKKLPNDL; encoded by the coding sequence ATGCCTAAGAAAGTATTTGAAAATGAAAAGAAGACAAGGTATGCAGTGATTTACGATGTGAAGATTGACCCACAGACTGGAAAAAGCTATATGAAGCAAAAATCATTTCCAACAAATGAAGAAGCTGATCAGTTTCTTGAAGAACTTGGTAGCGATAAAAGTGAAATTAGTATTCTATTGGGTACAGAACAAAAAGAGCAACAGGCAAAAAAGGTCCGTTTTAATGAATTCCTAGAAGACTCGTTTTATGGGGAACAAGCTCATATGATTTCAAACCAGACTTTCAGAGTGAAACAAGCATTATTAAACAAACATATTGTTCCATACTTTAGTGGTAAGTATCTTCATGAAATTACTGAACAAGAAATAGCAGAACTGTTTGCGGAAAAAGACCGTGAAGGATATTCGAAAAGTACAATTAAAAACATTCATGGCATATTATCTACCTTGTTTCGCTCAGCTGTGCAAAGAGGTTATCTTGATAAGAATCCTGTGCGCTTCATGAAGAAAGTAAAAACTCCGAATGGTATTACTAAAGTTTTGAGTGAATCAGAAGTGAAAAAGCTCCTTGAAGTGGCTCACTTAGCAGGCGAAGGTATTATGTATGAACTTGAAATATATACAGGCTTACGGTTAGCAGAGCTATTGGCGTTATCATGGAGTGATATTGATTTAGATAAACAGACGATAATTGTTAAGAAGAATGTTGCAAATGAAGGGCATGGCACACATACCATAATGGGAATGAAAAGCGGTTCCCGAAAGGTAGTAATACTCTCATATTTGTTACCAATGCTACAAAAACACAAAGAAGAACAGCAATTAATGAAGAAAGAACTTGGCGACCGATATGACAATGAATTTGATCTTGTTTTCCCGAAAAAAGACGGTGGGGTTCAAAGCCCATCTGCCGTTCGTGCTAGGTTTAATCGTTTAGTTGAGCAAGCGGGCATTCAAAAAATTACCTTCCATGACTTAAGAAGAACGCACGCTAGTTTGCTTGTTAAGGCTGGGGTCCCTCTATACCTTGTAAGAAAGCAAATGGGTTACAAGAGTGTCGATACACTTTTTCACTTTTTGCCACAACAATTTCCCGATTCAATGAAATCAATTAAACTCTTTAGAGGCAATGACAAAGAAGATGATTTTGATAAGAAACTACCTAATGACTTGTAA
- a CDS encoding site-specific integrase: MQKVPTSTDDKLLKEVLQLNTKKLFRISEDGNNSLEVAGFGRKKQQIDKVKKLLTKKCIKVESVVKNDGKANVVEELISILNNVNIQLDGVINNRKVEKSKNLGEKGVTEFLLTRYLSNISSRILRDFLKGYRKIKPAALYRLINSIIEFEEKLSVKYNKDPNDLTEKQLADSEIMKSMVTSGFFARKYEHLYTFIDPANTIEINHKAKTKNKLEHAITNLYLKDLQRRNASKSRVDKMNQQVKHHFKWLLSYREFEGYTINSIPVWLVTREHLIEYKNYLIRESKVGNTTIYTSNRRFKDIKTYYKRLYELELIKENIGEHLPNIKASDYFYRKLPKDQELEALFNAITIYSDDPDKDRLSYALMLLLGFRMCELHRINWEDINLSLRTLVVHSKGKNTHILPIPDEIYDLLKSMEFFEKKGPIFRRPNEKEGTFRSRFVENFTLFKTLANWNIDGGPHMLRHCYITNLARNNVSLIDIKTLARHDSLVTTSKYIHFYSNELREALDQVKIGGTKTWLLQDRN, translated from the coding sequence ATGCAAAAGGTTCCAACCAGCACAGACGATAAATTGTTAAAGGAAGTTCTACAATTAAACACAAAAAAGCTCTTTAGGATTAGTGAAGATGGAAATAATTCCCTTGAAGTTGCTGGTTTCGGAAGAAAAAAACAACAAATTGACAAAGTAAAAAAACTTTTAACAAAAAAATGTATAAAAGTGGAAAGCGTTGTTAAGAATGATGGAAAAGCTAATGTAGTTGAGGAGCTGATTTCCATTCTTAACAATGTGAATATCCAATTAGATGGGGTTATTAATAATCGGAAGGTTGAAAAGTCTAAAAATCTTGGTGAAAAAGGGGTAACAGAGTTTTTATTAACGAGATATTTATCCAATATATCTTCAAGAATTTTGCGTGACTTTTTAAAGGGATATAGGAAGATTAAGCCTGCTGCATTATACAGGTTAATAAATTCAATCATTGAATTTGAAGAAAAGCTCTCCGTTAAGTACAACAAAGATCCTAATGACTTAACCGAGAAGCAACTAGCAGATAGTGAAATCATGAAGAGCATGGTAACAAGTGGATTCTTCGCTAGGAAATATGAGCACCTTTATACCTTTATAGATCCAGCTAACACTATTGAAATCAATCACAAGGCAAAAACTAAAAATAAACTAGAACATGCGATAACGAATCTATACCTAAAGGATCTCCAGAGACGTAATGCATCTAAATCAAGAGTTGATAAGATGAATCAGCAAGTTAAGCATCACTTTAAATGGCTGTTAAGTTACAGGGAATTTGAAGGATACACGATAAATAGTATTCCTGTCTGGCTTGTAACTAGAGAGCATCTAATAGAATACAAAAACTACTTAATTAGAGAAAGTAAGGTAGGAAACACAACGATTTATACGAGTAATCGCCGCTTTAAGGATATAAAAACGTACTATAAGCGCTTATATGAATTAGAGCTTATAAAAGAAAACATAGGAGAGCATCTACCAAACATTAAAGCGAGTGATTATTTTTATAGAAAGTTACCTAAAGATCAAGAATTAGAAGCACTTTTTAACGCTATTACAATCTACTCTGATGATCCTGATAAAGATCGATTATCCTATGCTTTAATGCTATTGCTTGGTTTTAGAATGTGTGAACTTCACCGGATAAATTGGGAGGATATAAACCTTTCCTTGAGGACACTTGTTGTTCATTCCAAAGGAAAAAACACTCATATCTTACCAATACCAGACGAAATTTACGATCTTTTGAAGAGTATGGAATTTTTTGAAAAAAAGGGGCCTATTTTTAGAAGACCGAATGAAAAAGAGGGTACCTTCCGTAGTAGGTTTGTGGAGAATTTTACTCTATTTAAGACTTTAGCAAACTGGAATATAGATGGCGGACCTCATATGTTAAGACACTGTTATATCACAAACCTTGCCCGGAACAATGTTAGTTTAATCGACATTAAGACTTTAGCTAGACATGATTCATTAGTAACCACTTCAAAGTATATTCATTTTTATTCAAATGAACTTAGAGAAGCCCTTGATCAGGTGAAGATTGGGGGTACTAAAACATGGCTGCTCCAAGACAGAAATTAA
- a CDS encoding site-specific integrase: MENLVLDSVYYDKWYRLANLKDSSKERMKIPLKELGNFIREFGYSGAELNFDKFYYSEEDDGYEPLDLDFVESYVEFLKDNKTEQSLRSHFSAVKSFFNFLESMEMIEENPFGRYPTSFHKQTLKNRALSPDESDSLLQAAALLDPFFLQYAVLILTCLTCGLRSRELCNLKLSQVNFDIGTIVINKGQKTFAGSVHMLPSLLKYMKAYVEHPYFLEWLGQERDKELFFMDSKPLTNQKLNGLIKKIAEKANIKRNVTSHDLRATMCYLMYLEGYPIHIIQRQMRHKKEWTTLSYLPIKNRLT; this comes from the coding sequence ATGGAAAATTTAGTTCTTGATTCGGTCTATTATGATAAATGGTATAGACTAGCGAATTTAAAAGACAGTTCTAAAGAGCGGATGAAAATACCCCTAAAAGAACTTGGAAACTTTATTAGGGAGTTTGGTTACAGTGGTGCAGAGTTAAACTTTGATAAATTTTATTATTCGGAAGAGGATGATGGCTACGAACCGTTAGACCTTGATTTTGTTGAAAGTTATGTTGAATTCCTTAAAGACAATAAAACAGAACAATCCCTGCGCTCGCACTTCAGTGCAGTAAAAAGTTTTTTCAACTTTCTTGAAAGTATGGAGATGATTGAGGAAAATCCTTTTGGAAGATATCCAACTTCTTTTCATAAACAGACCTTAAAAAATCGGGCACTAAGCCCTGATGAAAGTGATAGTCTATTACAAGCAGCCGCATTGCTTGATCCATTTTTTCTTCAGTATGCTGTATTAATTCTTACATGCTTAACTTGTGGGCTACGATCAAGAGAGCTATGTAATTTAAAGCTCTCGCAAGTTAATTTTGATATAGGAACGATCGTAATCAATAAAGGACAGAAAACCTTTGCTGGTTCAGTTCACATGTTACCATCCTTGTTAAAGTATATGAAGGCTTACGTTGAACACCCATACTTTTTAGAATGGCTTGGACAAGAGAGGGATAAAGAGCTATTTTTCATGGATAGCAAGCCACTAACAAATCAAAAGTTGAATGGATTAATCAAAAAAATAGCAGAAAAAGCGAACATTAAACGAAATGTCACTTCTCATGATTTACGAGCAACTATGTGTTATTTAATGTATCTTGAGGGTTACCCCATTCACATAATCCAAAGGCAAATGAGGCATAAGAAAGAATGGACTACACTTAGTTACTTACCTATCAAGAACAGACTTACTTAA
- a CDS encoding barstar family protein: MSIEKNDMITIDVSTINTVQELHILLKKALEFPDFYGENWDAFWDAITGLIDLPMKLQFIGWSNLEDKFPSDANILLECLTEFNEEFPEEKRLFLFH, encoded by the coding sequence TTGAGTATAGAAAAAAATGATATGATTACAATTGATGTATCTACTATTAATACAGTACAAGAGTTACATATATTATTAAAAAAAGCCCTTGAATTTCCTGATTTCTATGGTGAGAACTGGGATGCTTTTTGGGATGCAATAACTGGACTTATTGATCTACCAATGAAGTTACAGTTTATTGGATGGTCTAATCTTGAGGATAAATTCCCTTCTGATGCCAATATATTATTAGAATGTCTTACTGAATTTAACGAAGAATTTCCCGAAGAGAAAAGGTTATTCTTATTTCACTAA
- a CDS encoding HIT family protein: protein MKLYSHKPEGYECPFCRIVSGIEKDNKGTKQRDIIYQNKYVTAFIASKWWPNNKGHVLVVPNEHFENIYELTAEMAAEIHRAAQMTAFAMKHTYGCDGVSTRQHNEPAGNQDVWHYHLHVYPRYENDNLYLTKGSYTEPDERPFYSEKLRLGIEELLANQE, encoded by the coding sequence ATGAAGCTATATTCTCATAAACCTGAAGGGTATGAGTGTCCATTTTGTCGTATTGTTTCAGGTATTGAAAAAGATAATAAAGGAACGAAGCAAAGAGACATCATTTATCAGAATAAATATGTAACTGCATTTATTGCTAGCAAATGGTGGCCAAACAACAAAGGGCATGTCCTTGTTGTTCCTAATGAACATTTCGAGAATATATATGAACTTACAGCAGAAATGGCTGCTGAGATTCATCGTGCTGCTCAAATGACAGCGTTTGCAATGAAACACACATATGGGTGTGATGGAGTTTCTACTCGACAACATAATGAGCCTGCTGGTAATCAAGACGTATGGCATTATCATCTTCACGTTTACCCGAGATATGAAAACGACAACCTCTATCTAACAAAAGGATCTTATACCGAACCAGATGAACGTCCTTTCTATTCAGAAAAGTTACGTTTGGGGATAGAAGAACTTTTAGCTAACCAGGAGTGA
- a CDS encoding DUF4030 domain-containing protein, with the protein MENNWKYPKQVKKMKFTEEHQDKVFYGLNNLNKRKNKSRKLLYSSVAAIFIILFSFELFVPYMSNVFANIPLISHFIKEEEQNREEMEKILELVVPIVERNGTDLKDLNIMTETKEVSVKLKGYSGDYEDIAQNIEEHLGNNGFQEYTVKAIRYEKEESQSKISPEESKEWKQNMEDAKKLKNTLKKRLKEKRYELLFPVSVRINDTEGVFVNVTVPESETRIKQLKDILKKEAKSYEDKVKLDVRQVQKIAREQEKRWEKTNAISHIGRALMEAEHLPVIGFAYSFHPYPLQIKIKTSLDANDSDASEIADEIRSEINVFIQSNEKNKSIREDKYRIIVLSKDKNEID; encoded by the coding sequence TTGGAGAATAATTGGAAGTACCCTAAGCAAGTGAAAAAAATGAAGTTCACTGAAGAACATCAAGATAAGGTATTCTATGGCCTTAATAATCTTAATAAAAGAAAGAATAAATCTCGTAAATTACTGTATAGTTCAGTTGCTGCTATTTTCATCATACTATTTTCATTTGAGCTTTTTGTACCATACATGAGTAATGTCTTTGCCAATATTCCTCTCATTAGTCATTTTATTAAGGAAGAAGAGCAAAACAGAGAGGAAATGGAAAAAATCTTGGAGCTTGTGGTCCCTATCGTTGAAAGGAACGGCACAGACCTTAAGGATTTAAATATAATGACTGAAACAAAGGAAGTGAGTGTGAAACTAAAAGGATATTCTGGAGACTATGAAGATATAGCACAAAATATCGAGGAACATCTAGGAAATAATGGTTTTCAGGAGTACACTGTCAAAGCAATACGTTATGAAAAGGAAGAAAGTCAATCCAAGATAAGCCCCGAAGAATCAAAAGAATGGAAACAAAATATGGAGGATGCTAAAAAACTTAAAAACACTTTGAAGAAACGCTTGAAGGAAAAACGATATGAATTATTGTTCCCCGTATCAGTTAGAATAAATGATACGGAAGGTGTGTTTGTAAACGTAACAGTGCCAGAATCAGAAACTAGAATCAAACAGTTAAAAGATATTCTTAAAAAAGAAGCAAAATCATATGAGGATAAAGTTAAGTTAGATGTTAGACAGGTACAAAAGATTGCTAGAGAACAGGAGAAACGATGGGAAAAAACAAATGCAATTAGCCACATTGGGCGTGCTTTGATGGAAGCAGAACACTTACCTGTAATTGGTTTTGCTTATTCTTTCCATCCCTACCCACTACAAATCAAGATCAAAACATCATTGGATGCAAATGATTCTGATGCTTCAGAAATAGCTGATGAAATTCGCTCAGAAATCAATGTATTTATCCAAAGTAATGAAAAAAATAAATCTATACGTGAGGACAAATACAGGATTATTGTTTTAAGTAAGGATAAAAATGAAATAGATTAA